The following proteins are co-located in the Methanofastidiosum sp. genome:
- a CDS encoding Ni/Fe hydrogenase subunit alpha: protein MKRVTIDPITRLEGHGKIEIFLNDGGNVENAYLQIPELRGFEKFSEGRLAEDMPQITSRICGVCPVAHHFASTKALDAAFSTEPTETAKKLRELMYCGYVIYDHILHFYFLGGPDFVVGPDAPKSDRNIIGVIGKVGVEIGKEVIKHRAYGQKITRILGGKPTHPVCGLPGGVSKGLIEEERNEIEQMAESCVKFSEFTLNFFKDTVLKNKTYLDLIKSEAYTLETYNMGLVDKNNSLNFYDGKIRVKSPDDKEFACFEATKYADYIEEHVEPWTYMKYPYLKEIGWNGLTGGVDSGVYRVGPLGRINVIDGFTTPLANEAYKELIETLGKPVNSTLAFHWARLIELLYASEKALELSRDNEILKQDLRNKVGLPNEGVGVVEAARGTLFHHYKLTEDAKIEKANMIVATTNNAGAICMSVRDAAKGMIKNGKVNDGILNKVEMAFRAYDPCFACATHCLPGTSPIEISIYDKNRELVKRLGRGI, encoded by the coding sequence ATGAAAAGAGTTACAATAGACCCCATTACAAGGCTTGAGGGCCACGGCAAGATTGAGATATTTCTAAATGACGGTGGAAACGTTGAAAATGCTTATTTACAAATACCTGAACTTAGGGGATTTGAGAAGTTTAGCGAGGGAAGGCTTGCAGAGGACATGCCCCAGATTACTTCAAGAATTTGTGGTGTTTGTCCAGTGGCACATCACTTTGCCTCGACTAAAGCACTTGACGCTGCATTTAGTACAGAACCAACAGAAACTGCAAAAAAACTCAGAGAATTAATGTACTGTGGTTATGTTATATACGACCATATTCTTCACTTTTACTTCCTAGGCGGGCCTGATTTTGTCGTAGGCCCAGATGCCCCAAAGAGCGATAGGAACATTATAGGTGTCATTGGAAAAGTTGGAGTTGAAATTGGTAAGGAAGTAATTAAACATAGGGCCTATGGCCAGAAGATCACAAGGATTCTTGGAGGTAAACCAACTCACCCAGTATGCGGTCTTCCAGGTGGCGTTTCAAAAGGATTAATTGAAGAGGAAAGAAATGAAATTGAACAGATGGCCGAGTCATGTGTTAAGTTTTCAGAATTTACCTTAAACTTCTTCAAAGACACTGTTTTGAAAAATAAAACATACCTTGACCTAATCAAAAGTGAGGCCTATACCCTTGAAACTTACAATATGGGGCTAGTTGACAAGAATAATAGCTTGAACTTCTATGATGGAAAAATTAGGGTAAAAAGTCCAGATGATAAAGAGTTTGCCTGTTTTGAAGCAACTAAGTACGCCGATTATATAGAAGAGCATGTTGAGCCATGGACCTATATGAAGTATCCTTATCTAAAAGAGATTGGATGGAATGGTCTTACCGGTGGGGTCGATAGTGGAGTTTATCGTGTTGGTCCATTAGGAAGAATAAACGTTATCGATGGATTTACAACACCACTTGCAAATGAGGCATATAAAGAGCTAATTGAAACTCTGGGAAAACCAGTAAACTCTACCCTTGCATTCCACTGGGCAAGACTAATAGAGCTACTCTATGCTTCTGAAAAAGCATTAGAACTTAGTAGAGATAATGAGATTTTGAAACAGGATCTCAGGAACAAAGTCGGCCTTCCAAATGAAGGTGTAGGTGTAGTTGAAGCCGCTAGAGGAACACTATTCCATCATTACAAATTAACAGAGGATGCAAAAATTGAGAAAGCAAACATGATAGTTGCCACAACAAATAATGCTGGCGCCATTTGCATGTCTGTTAGGGACGCAGCAAAAGGCATGATCAAGAATGGAAAAGTAAACGATGGAATACTGAATAAGGTAGAGATGGCCTTTAGGGCCTATGATCCCTGTTTTGCATGCGCCACACACTGCCTCCCTGGAACATCGCCAATTGAAATATCTATCTACGATAAGAATAGAGAGCTTGTCAAGAGGCTTGGGAGGGGTATATAG
- a CDS encoding oxidoreductase, which produces MSKANIAFYWAASCGGCEIAVLDINEKILDVIEKANILMWPVAMDTKYEDLKKMKDKSIDVCFFNGAIRTSENEELAKILRKKSKLLVAFGSCAHEGCIPALANLFNKKLIFDRAYQETETTVNSENTLPLPSFEVKEGEIHIPEFYDTVKTLDQVVDVDYYIPGCPPTPNIVEEAFNKFLAGDLPPKGAVLAPVKALCDECPRKKKDKMIETIYRVYEKEADPEKCFLDQGIICMGPATRSGCGHQCIKGNMPCTGCFGKTPEVTDQGAKMISALASVLAVENELTLDEKKVEELVSKIKDPVGTFYRYSLASSFIKRKVIK; this is translated from the coding sequence ATGAGTAAAGCAAACATAGCATTTTACTGGGCTGCATCATGCGGTGGCTGCGAAATTGCTGTTTTAGATATCAATGAAAAGATACTAGATGTCATTGAAAAGGCAAACATATTGATGTGGCCTGTTGCGATGGACACAAAATATGAAGATCTAAAGAAGATGAAAGACAAATCCATAGATGTCTGCTTTTTTAATGGCGCCATAAGGACTAGTGAAAATGAAGAGCTTGCAAAGATACTTAGGAAAAAATCTAAGCTCCTTGTTGCATTCGGCTCATGCGCACATGAAGGCTGCATTCCCGCATTGGCAAATCTATTCAATAAAAAACTGATATTTGACAGGGCCTATCAGGAAACAGAAACAACTGTAAATAGTGAAAACACTCTACCCCTACCCTCCTTTGAAGTCAAGGAAGGAGAGATCCATATCCCAGAGTTTTATGACACTGTTAAAACTCTTGATCAAGTCGTAGATGTTGATTATTATATTCCCGGATGCCCTCCAACCCCAAATATAGTTGAGGAGGCATTTAATAAATTCTTGGCTGGTGACCTACCACCAAAGGGTGCAGTTTTGGCGCCTGTGAAGGCTTTGTGTGATGAGTGCCCGCGAAAAAAGAAAGATAAGATGATAGAAACAATATATAGAGTTTATGAAAAGGAAGCTGACCCAGAAAAATGCTTCCTTGATCAAGGCATTATCTGCATGGGCCCTGCAACTAGATCAGGATGTGGCCATCAATGCATCAAAGGTAACATGCCATGCACTGGATGTTTTGGTAAGACTCCGGAGGTAACAGACCAAGGTGCTAAGATGATATCTGCACTGGCATCTGTCTTGGCAGTTGAAAATGAATTAACGCTTGACGAGAAAAAGGTAGAAGAGCTTGTCTCAAAAATTAAGGATCCAGTTGGAACATTTTACCGGTATTCGCTTGCTTCATCCTTCATTAAGAGAAAGGTGATTAAATGA
- a CDS encoding hydrogenase iron-sulfur subunit, with product MEDFEPKIIAFLCKWCTYAGADLAGVSRLKFSPNAVPIKVMCSGRVDPSFILDAFAKGADGVLVGGCHPGDCHYAQGNYKTLRRVKLLKMLLKDMGLEEERLRLEWISASEGNKFREVVNDMVVKIKEIGPSPLKMEE from the coding sequence ATGGAAGATTTTGAACCTAAAATTATTGCTTTTCTATGCAAGTGGTGCACATATGCAGGGGCAGATCTTGCAGGAGTTTCAAGATTAAAATTTTCCCCAAATGCAGTTCCTATAAAGGTGATGTGTTCTGGAAGAGTCGATCCATCTTTTATCTTAGATGCCTTTGCCAAGGGTGCAGATGGAGTTCTTGTCGGGGGGTGTCATCCAGGTGACTGCCATTATGCTCAAGGTAATTATAAAACACTTAGAAGGGTAAAACTTCTTAAAATGCTTTTGAAAGATATGGGATTAGAAGAGGAGAGGCTACGACTAGAATGGATATCGGCCAGTGAAGGAAACAAGTTTCGAGAAGTCGTAAATGATATGGTCGTTAAAATAAAAGAGATTGGGCCATCTCCACTCAAAATGGAGGAATAA